The genomic stretch TCAAACTCTCTATTCGAAGTGGGAGAAGACATAGCTTACGCACTGGCCCTCAATCGCATCTGCCGATCGGCTATCGTGAGGGCGGGGTTCGGGCGCGAGAGCGAAGGTCACTGAGAACCGAATCAACCAATGGCTCTATAAAATTCATAACTTTTCGAGAATTGCAAGAGGCAAATTTACAGGCGTTTTCTGACCGAACATATCCACCTCGACCACAACGTCGCCCTTGCCCTTGCTGTTGGGCGTGACGACTCCGGCCTCAAGCCCCGCAAACATCCCCTCGCCGATGCGCACCCGTTCTCCGGCAACAACCGCGATCTTCGAGACTCGCTCCCAGTCGAACCGGCCATCGCCGGCTTTCTGCATGATCCGGACAACCCTGTCGTTTTCCAGCGCAAACGGGCTGAGCCACCCGCCCAGCACTCCGCGCACATGCTCGAAGCCCAGCAGCGCATTGACCGCCGTCTCGGACAAGGCGAACCGAACCAGCACATAGCCTGCCATCAGCGGAATATCCTGCGGCGGCAGAACCTTGTGCCGACGTCGCCGCTTCGGCCCTTTTCGCGTCGGAGACAGCGCCTCGGCGCCACACTCCGTCAGCGCATCGCAAACGGCCCGCTCCCGCCCGGTCATCACCTGCAGAACATACCACGGCGCGTCCTTCGCTGCCTCTTCGGCCAGTGCCGACCGGCCGGAAAGCCGGATCAGCCTAAGCCGATCCTCGAATTTCAGGCCATAGGCCAGATCGACCGAGGTTCCGATCTTCCGATATTCCGTCATTGCGCCGCCTCCAGCTGTTTCGCCCTGTCCAGTTTGCCGAAGAACGCTTCCAGCGCTTCGCTTGGCGTTCCGGCCCTAAGAGGCGGGAAATAAACCCATTCCACCCGGCCCATCTCCGGCAGAAACGGCCAGCCACGCGCCGCATGCTCAACCTCCCATGCCGTCCACTGATCGCCGCCGACCCGCACCGCCTCGAAGTCGGCCCCAAGCAGTGCGATCTCGCCGGAAACCCGCATGCCCTTGCCGGGAAAGCGGATCGCCTGATCGTTCATGGCATTGACGGACGTCCAGCCCATCTTGGCCATGCGTTCACGCCACAGCGCCTTTCGGTCTGCCCGCCCTTCTGCGATTTCCAGTTCCTGAAACCGCGTCAGCGCCGGCAGTCGTGCGCACGGTTCGCCAAGCCGGGCAAATCGTTCCGCCATCCAGGCCTTGCCGAAGGTCGCGGCAATCACCGAACCGCCCGCGCCTTCCAGGCCCTCCGGAACAGCCGTCCAGCGCTTTTCGCGCAGATAGGTGCTGGCAGCGAACTTTACCGTGCGGCCGTTCATAGCTTCGAACGCCAGAAACCCCGGCAGCATGGCATCGGCAGCCTGCCGCTCTTCCGGCTGCAGCGCCTGCCATTCGGCAAACGCCCGTTCGTCGCTGTCATCGCCAAAGGTCGGCCACTGCCGATAGAACTTCAGGAAGGCCCGGCGCACGGCCTTACGGTTCTCAGCCTCAGTCATCCTCGTAGTCCTCCACCTTCCGCGCTTCGGTCGCAGTGCCGATCATCTCCCGCACGGCTCTTGCCCTGCGTCGGCGGCGCTCGCGCTCTTCCGGGCTCAGGTCCCGCCGGGCGCGTTCCGCCTCCCGCTCTTTCGCCGCTTCCGCCTGTTCGTGCTCGATCCTGAGCAGGTCCCGGTCATGCTTCGCCGCCGCATCGACAAGCGCCGAAAGCTCGGCAGGCTTGGGCAGGAACGACTGGAATTTCGGATATCGGCCGAGCCGCAGGTTCTCGAACACCCGGCGAAGCGCGCCGATTGGCTTGCCCCGCATCGCCTCGGCATAGAACTGCCCGGCTTTGTCGGCGTTGACGCTGTCGGGGATCGCAAAGCCACGGTCCATCAGCGCATCGAGCATGATATCCGACTGCCGTTCGTTCGCCGGCTCAAGAGCCTTGCGCAACCTTCCAATCTCCCCGGCTGATGTCGATAATTTTACGATCTTCGCTGCCATCGTCCTGCCCCATCCGTTTGCGCAAACTGTCCCGAGCGCGCTGATTGTGATCCCTGATTTCGTCGCCGCGTGTCGACTTGGAGGGCGATGCCCGGGGCCCGCCCTGCTGCCGCTCCTGCATCCAGCCCGGCTCGAAGCCCTGCCAGCCGCGGCCGATCATGGTTTCGGCCGCAGCGTCCGGATCCGGCATCAGCGCAAACCGGCGTGCGAGCAGTTCGGCTGCCCGGACGGTCAGGTTTTTCCGCAGTGCCTTGCGATGTTCGATGACGGCATCGGCAACCTCCGGCGAAAGCACGTCGCAGAGAACCGATTTGGGCGATTTCTTTGGTGTTCCTTTAGGAACACTTTCTTTCTTAACTCTGGCTTCTGGCTTTAGCATTGCAGCTGCATTGCAGGTGCTATGCGCCTGCATGCTCGCCTCATTGTTTTCATTGCCTTTTTTCCAGCGTTTTTTCGCGGCCTGTTTTTTGTCTTCCGAACTTTTTTCGCGAAATTGAAATTCTTTTTCCACGCGACGGTTCCAGAGACCGCCCTCCGACCGGATGATTTTCCCGTCATCGAGGAACACATCGAGGTATTGGGAAAACACCTTTTTCGTGCAGCCACATTGCCGCGCCAGCCGCTCGTGGTTCTCGGTCAGCGGCTCGCCGCGCTCATACATCAGCGCCAGCAGCGTGAAATACACGCCCATTTCCGCCGCCTTCATGCCGCGCGTGGCAGAAAGCCAGTCGGACATATAGAAGCGGACATACGGCATCTCGCTCATGGCAAAGCCTCCATGGCACCAGGTCTTGAATTATAGCAAAATACGATTTCCAGCTTGCGCAGAATATCGCCTATAGCTATATTCAGCACATGAAGACGATCCGCTATACCAAGGCTGCGATGAAGAGCATTCAGCGCATGCAACCAAAGCGCCGCAATGCAATCATCGCCAGGATCGAGGCTTTCGCGGCTGGTGAAACGGTCGATTTGAAGAAGCTGCAGGGCAGCCCCTATTTTCGCATCCGCGTCGGTTCCGACCGCATCATCCTTGATGATCAGGGGTTGATCGTCATGGTCATCGACGCAGGTCCGCGCGGCGGCATTTACAAGGAGTGACACGCCATGGCCGAAGTTCAGAAGATCACTATCGAAGGCAACAATTACGTGCTGCTGCGCGAAGCC from Martelella sp. AD-3 encodes the following:
- a CDS encoding transcription termination/antitermination protein NusG, whose product is MTEYRKIGTSVDLAYGLKFEDRLRLIRLSGRSALAEEAAKDAPWYVLQVMTGRERAVCDALTECGAEALSPTRKGPKRRRRHKVLPPQDIPLMAGYVLVRFALSETAVNALLGFEHVRGVLGGWLSPFALENDRVVRIMQKAGDGRFDWERVSKIAVVAGERVRIGEGMFAGLEAGVVTPNSKGKGDVVVEVDMFGQKTPVNLPLAILEKL
- a CDS encoding YdaU family protein, whose translation is MSEMPYVRFYMSDWLSATRGMKAAEMGVYFTLLALMYERGEPLTENHERLARQCGCTKKVFSQYLDVFLDDGKIIRSEGGLWNRRVEKEFQFREKSSEDKKQAAKKRWKKGNENNEASMQAHSTCNAAAMLKPEARVKKESVPKGTPKKSPKSVLCDVLSPEVADAVIEHRKALRKNLTVRAAELLARRFALMPDPDAAAETMIGRGWQGFEPGWMQERQQGGPRASPSKSTRGDEIRDHNQRARDSLRKRMGQDDGSEDRKIIDISRGDWKVAQGS
- a CDS encoding type II toxin-antitoxin system RelE/ParE family toxin, whose protein sequence is MQPKRRNAIIARIEAFAAGETVDLKKLQGSPYFRIRVGSDRIILDDQGLIVMVIDAGPRGGIYKE